In Deinococcus irradiatisoli, the genomic stretch CTGACCCACGATTACTAGCGATTCCAACTTCACGGAGTCGAGTTGCAGACTCCGATCTGAACTGGGGCCGACTTTCAGCGATTGGCTTGCTCTCGCGAGCTTGCTGCGCGTTGTATCGGCCATTGTAGCACGTGTGTCGCCCAGGACGTAAGGACCATGCTGACTAGACGTCATCCCCGCCTTCCTCCTACTTTCATAGGCAGTTCCTCTTGAGTTCTCGGCCGAACCGTTAGCAACAAAAGGTAGGGGTTGCGCTCGTTGCGGGACTTAACCCAACATCTCACGACACGAGCTGACGACAGCCATGCAGCACCTGTGTTACCGCTCCCCGAAGGGCACCAAGCTGTTTCCAGCAAGTTCGGTACATGTCAAGACCTGGTAAGGTTCTTCGCGTTGCTTCGAATTAAACCACATGCTCCACCGCTTGTGCGGGCCCCCGTCAATTCCTTTGAGTTTCAACCTTGCGGCCGTACTTCCCAGGCGGTACGTTTATCGCGTTAGCTTCGCCAAGCACAGCATCCTGCGCTTAGCCAACGTACATCGTTTAGGGTGTGGACTACCCGGGTATCTAATCCGGTTTGCTCCCCACACTTTCGCGCCTCAGCGTCACTAAATGTCCAGTCACCTGCCTTCGCCGTTGGTGTTCCTCCTGGTATCTACGCATTCCACCGCTACACCAGGAATTCCAGTGACCTCTCCATCCGTCTAGCTCAGCAGTATCCAACCCAGGCCCGAAGTTGAGCTTCGGTCTTTAAAGTCGGACTGACTGAGCCGCCTACACGCCCTTTACGCCCAGTGATTCCGGGTAACGCTTGCACCCTCCGTATTACCGCGGCTGCTGGCACGGAGTTAGCCGGTGCTATTACTCAGGTACCGTCATCTCCAGTCAAGCTGGTCTTTCGTCCCTGATTCAGAGGTTTACGATCCGAAAACCTTCATCCCTCACGCGGCGTCGCTCCATCAGGCTTGCGCCCATTGTGGAAGATTCCTAACTGCTGCCTCCCGTAGGAGTGGGACCCGTGTCTCAGTGCCCCTGTGACCGGCCACCCTCTCAGGCCGGTTATCCGTCGTCGCCTTGGTAGGCCTTTACCCCACCAACAAGCTGATGGAACGCAACCCCATCTCCAAGCGAAGTTCTTTAATCACACCACACGAGGTGGGATCACATCCGGAATTAGCTGCTCTTTCGAGCAGTTATGCCGGACTTGGAGGTAGGTCAGTTACGCGTTACTCACCCGTGCGCCACTAGAGCCCGAAAGCCCTCGTTCGACTTGCATGTCTTAAGCACGCCGCCAGCGTTCACCCTGAGCCAGGATCAAACTCTCCATGTAATGGTTCAATCACACCGCTGCAAGCAGCAGTGAAGTTGATCAGTTTGCCTTGCCAGTTTCGCAATGGCTTGAAGTCCGTAGACCTCGTTTTGGTGAATCCGAAGATTCGTTTGTAAGTCTGGAGTTCTTTCGGGGGAAAGAACCGCTTACGCCTTCCTGTCGGAAGGGCCGTCATCGTCACTTACCGTTCGTCTGTCATTCTTCCCGCCTCGCTCGGAGGCTCAGAAACAATACACCCCCACCCTACTTATGTCAACACCCCCTACGCAGAGCACTCCTCAGCGCCAGCGCTGCGGCAAGCCAAAGACGTGCCAGAGCGAGTCGACACGATTTTTCACTTCTGGGGTCATGGTGATCTTGGGTGGCCAGGGGCGCACAAAACCTTCTTCCGGAAGCTTGGGGGTGCCGTCCCAGGTCAGCAGCTCGCCGCGCACCTCGACATCACGTTCGGGGTCGATGTTGTTCAGGATGGTCCACCACACGTCGTCGGGGTTCTCGACATTCGTCTGGTCGTCGGCGATCAGCAGGTGACGCATGCCCGCCGCTGCCAGATGGGCAGCAAAAGCCGCCGCGAGTTCGCGCGCCTGGTGCGGGCGGGTTTTGTTCAGGGCCACGTACCAGTAGCCGTCCGGGGTCTGCCGCTGGGCCAGAACACCTTCGAAGGTGGGAAGCTCTTCGCTGGTCTGCGGCCGGAAGGCACTCTCCCCCACCGCCGCGCTCGACTGCTCTTCGCGGCTGCTGAGCGCCGAACCGAGTTCTTCGGGCCGCTTGCGGGTGGCATCGACGATCAGCTTGCCGCCGTAACTCCAGGCCCGACTCGAATGATCGAGTGCGTCGATGGGACCGCGCGAGATCAGGGTGTCGCGGCCCGGCCGGGCCAGCTCGGCCATCCGCTGCCAGACCGCCGGCAAGTCGGTGACGGCCAAATCGTCGTCCACGACCACCACTACTTTGGCGAACATCATCTGGCCCAAGCCGAGCAGACCGTTGGCGACTTTGTAGGCGCCGCCGGGAAAGCCCTTGCGGACACTGACGATCACCAGGTTGTGCGCCACGCCCACCGGCGGCAGGTGGTAGTCGGTGATTTCCGGCAGTACCAGTTGGGCGGCCGGCAGAAACAGGCGTTCGCTGGCTTCGATGAGGTAGGCGTCTTCCATCGGCGGGCGGCCCACGATGGTTGCCGGATACACCGCTTCCCGGCGCATGGTGATCGCCGTGACGTGAAAGCGCGGGTACAACTCCGGCAAGGTGTAGAAGCCGGTGTGGTCGCCGAACGGTCCTTCCACCGCCCAGTCTTCCTGCGGATCGACGTAGCCTTCGAGAACGAATTCGGCATTGGCCGGAACGTCGAGATCGACCGTGATTCCCTTGACGACCGGATAGCGCTGGCCGCGCAGGTACCCGGCCAGGGCGAACTCGTCGAGGCCGGGAAGCGGCGGAAGCGGTGCGGTGGCAGCATAGATCAGGGCCGGATCGCCGCCGAGCGCCACGGCGACTTCGAGACGCTGGCCGCGTTGCCGGGCTTTTTCGAGGTGCTTGGTGCCGGTCTTGTGGCGCTGCCAGTGCATGCCGGTGACCCGCTGGCCCATCACCTGCATGCGGTACATGCCCATGTTGCGCTCGCCGGTTTCCGGGTCCTTGGTGATGACCAGCGGCAGGGTGACGAACGGACCGCCGTCGAGCGGCCAGCACTTGAGCACCGGCAGGCGGGTCAGGTCGACCTCGTCGCCGCGCCAGACGACTTCTTGCACCGCGGCGCGACAAACCCGGCGCGGCAGGAGGTGCACCGCGTCTTTGAGCTTCGGCAGGTTGGAGAGCATGCCGCCCACGCCTCCCTGACCCTTGAGGTCGATTAGGGCGCGCACCCGGCTCGCCAGTTCGTTGAGGTCGCTGACGCCCAGCGCCAGGGCAGTGCGCTCGCGGGTGCCCATCAGGCCGATGACCACCGGAAAGGCGCTGGCGTCGCCGCCCGGCAAACGGACATTCTCGAACAGCAGCGCCGGGCCTCCACTCTTGACGAAGCGGTCGGCGATTTCGGTGAGTTCGAGGTCGCTGCTGATCGGCGCATCGACGCGCAGCAGCTCGCCGCGCTCTTCGAGCAGGGCCA encodes the following:
- a CDS encoding menaquinone biosynthesis decarboxylase, giving the protein MAFPDLRSFMALLEERGELLRVDAPISSDLELTEIADRFVKSGGPALLFENVRLPGGDASAFPVVIGLMGTRERTALALGVSDLNELASRVRALIDLKGQGGVGGMLSNLPKLKDAVHLLPRRVCRAAVQEVVWRGDEVDLTRLPVLKCWPLDGGPFVTLPLVITKDPETGERNMGMYRMQVMGQRVTGMHWQRHKTGTKHLEKARQRGQRLEVAVALGGDPALIYAATAPLPPLPGLDEFALAGYLRGQRYPVVKGITVDLDVPANAEFVLEGYVDPQEDWAVEGPFGDHTGFYTLPELYPRFHVTAITMRREAVYPATIVGRPPMEDAYLIEASERLFLPAAQLVLPEITDYHLPPVGVAHNLVIVSVRKGFPGGAYKVANGLLGLGQMMFAKVVVVVDDDLAVTDLPAVWQRMAELARPGRDTLISRGPIDALDHSSRAWSYGGKLIVDATRKRPEELGSALSSREEQSSAAVGESAFRPQTSEELPTFEGVLAQRQTPDGYWYVALNKTRPHQARELAAAFAAHLAAAGMRHLLIADDQTNVENPDDVWWTILNNIDPERDVEVRGELLTWDGTPKLPEEGFVRPWPPKITMTPEVKNRVDSLWHVFGLPQRWR